From Salvelinus namaycush isolate Seneca chromosome 2, SaNama_1.0, whole genome shotgun sequence, one genomic window encodes:
- the LOC120059166 gene encoding uncharacterized protein LOC120059166, protein MDGVLEGAAVVCVCKLACSLLFLPMVTASLSAVSFCCNCLLLFTDLVVTTFLVVLWFTEPWLPQFSMSTDVIALCFLLFLSYIYWAVLLMTTPLVAVETAMWLQWPQVCGGGAVDGDVDKQSKNPASHDGVTLEVENWQSRDTDTQRGGREDQDQGSCLSHILGFFCCLLVWAVCGICGGQGWRLEVLWVEVCLERTSSLTLCLPSLPNTVLLALGEPSWGLATVTLALLLVLTVGWGFLRRHLAHTETDPQPHRHTRRNMVLTFNCPFKHSLHHARL, encoded by the exons ATGGATGGTGTGTTGGAGGGAGCAGCTGTGGTGTGCGTGTGTAAACTGGCCTGCAGTCTTCTCTTCCTGCCCATGGTCACTGCTTCTCTCAGTGCAGTCAGCTTCTGCTGCAACTGCCTGCTGCTCTTCACAGACCTCGTAGTCACAA CCTTCCTGGTTGTCCTCTGGTTTACAGAGCCCTGGCTACCTCAATTTTCCATGTCCACTGATGTCATCGCCCTGTGCTTCCTGCTCTTCCTCAGCTACATCTACTGGGCAGTGCTGCTGATGACCACACCTCTGGTTGCTGTGGAGACCGCCATGTGGTTGCAGTGGCCCCAAGTCTGTGGTGGCGGAGCAGTGGATGGAGACGTGGACAAACAGAGTAAAAATCCTGCATCTCACGACGGTGTGACACTGGAGGTAGAGAACTGGCAGAGCAGGGACACAGACacccagagaggagggagagaggaccaGGACCAGGGAAGTTGTCTGTCCCACATCCTTGGCTTCTTCTGCTGTCTGCTGGTGTGGGCTGTCTGTGGCATCTGTGGGGGTCAGGGCTGGAGACTGGAGGTGCTGTGGGTGGAGGTCTGCCTGGAGAGGACCAGCTCCCTCACTCTGTGTCTCCCTAGCCTCCCCAACACCGTCCTGCTTGCTCTGGGTGAGCCCAGCTGGGGCTTGGCCACTGTGACCTTGGCTCTCCTGCTGGTGCTGACGGTGGGCTGGGGCTTTCTCAGACGACACCTGGCCCACACAGAGACGGacccacaaccacacagacacacaaggaGGAACATGGTACTGACATTCAACTGCCCGTTCAAACACTCCCTGCACCACGCACGGCTATGA